In a genomic window of Saccharomyces kudriavzevii IFO 1802 strain IFO1802 genome assembly, chromosome: 2:
- the ECM2 gene encoding Pre-mRNA-splicing factor ECM2 (similar to Saccharomyces cerevisiae ECM2 (YBR065C); ancestral locus Anc_3.280), with protein sequence MNDEINELPPKICEQCLGDKTEIRMTKISQGSECKICTLPFTLYHFKACKRNSNIVKTLICVRCAAQRNVCQCCMLDLRWHIPVQLRDHLISMVSEENIVTEEAKNDMMRRFLSLKDVKLGGAQITSDPSETDNILDRLRGILQRPGSNDEKSLSHSREAAALAKKEQDTNVINIEKYASVDISHILKKLPLSESFSNDVSTRSFFLYNVDVSIPEWKISDAISQLLNLRKLGDGNALSLIINHKAKCGGVRFQSNELGEKFASKLNETLTTPKSINRGVLRIDRSRIFVIPWTSGFSAASFGANTAENIKLSLSLNKLIQVELGVRDKQLPAISTENSKKRMKNTSKKIHKAKSKKGKPRANNLTL encoded by the coding sequence ATGAACGATGAAATCAATGAGCTGCCACCTAAAATATGTGAGCAATGCTTGGGTGATAAGACTGAGATCAGGATGACGAAGATTTCTCAAGGCTCTGAGTGTAAGATCTGTACTTTACCATTCACCTTATACCATTTCAAGGCATGCAAACGGAACAGTAATATCGTAAAAACATTAATATGCGTCAGATGTGCCGCTCAAAGAAACGTTTGTCAATGTTGCATGCTTGACTTAAGGTGGCATATCCCTGTACAGCTACGGGATCATTTGATATCTATGGTTAGTGAGGAGAATATCGTAACAGAGGAGGCAAAAAACGACATGATGAGAAGGTTCTTATCATTAAAAGACGTGAAGTTAGGGGGAGCCCAAATCACAAGCGATCCTTCGGAAACAGACAATATACTCGATAGATTAAGAGGTATACTTCAACGACCAGGATCGAATGATGAAAAGTCTTTGTCACACAGTAGGGAAGCAGCAGCATTGGctaaaaaagaacaagataCGAATGTGATCAACATCGAAAAATATGCGTCCGTGGACATCTCTCacattttgaagaaattaccTTTGAGTGAATCGTTCTCAAATGATGTCTCTACTAgatccttttttctttataacGTTGATGTCTCAATTCCTGAATGGAAAATATCTGATGCAATCTCACAGTTATTGAATTTAAGAAAGCTGGGTGATGGAAATGCATTATCACTAATAATCAATCATAAGGCAAAGTGCGGAGGTGTAAGATTTCAATCCAATGAACTGGGGGAGAAGTTCGCAAGTAAATTAAATGAGACTCTTACCACACCAAAGAGTATAAATAGGGGTGTTTTGCGTATCGATCGTTCCAGAATATTTGTTATTCCTTGGACATCCGGATTCTCGGCCGCATCATTTGGTGCCAATACGgcagaaaatataaaactGAGTTTAAGTTTAAATAAGCTAATTCAGGTTGAGTTAGGCGTTCGTGATAAACAGCTTCCCGCAATAAGCACTGAAAACTCCAAGAAACGTATGAAAAACACATCGAAGAAAATTCATAAGgccaaatcaaagaaagggaaaCCTCGGGCGAACAATTTAACCTTATAA
- the NRG2 gene encoding Nrg2p (similar to Saccharomyces cerevisiae NRG2 (YBR066C) and NRG1 (YDR043C); ancestral locus Anc_3.281) — protein sequence MSVSYKDKLISTTLGKDGKCEFPMSFDYSSSQITLMPEMFSYNNERKYQTLIPLMKTSHLIDDGLKDKLNKCALDFFSGKKANRTSDMTISKLTASREASPRLPLDNVNVVKTENIEDIKSERCGSARVGKATKAVMKLKPTKANTTGQRTRHFCKICSTGFTTSGHLSRHNRIHTGEKNHICPHEGCGQRFSRHDNCNQHYRTHANKKKRNWKRRETSS from the coding sequence atGTCTGTAAGTTACAAGGACAAGTTGATATCAACTACTCTAGGCAAGGATGGGAAATGTGAGTTCCCTATGAGTTTTGATTACTCGTCTTCGCAAATAACTCTAATGCCAGAAATGTTTTCGTACAATAATGAACGGAAATATCAAACTCTGATACCCTTGATGAAAACGTCACATTTAATTGATGATGGTTTGAAAGATAAACTGAATAAGTGCGCTTTGGATTTCTTTTCCGGCAAAAAAGCCAACAGAACAAGTGATATGACTATTTCCAAACTCACAGCGAGCAGAGAAGCTTCACCGAGACTGCCGTTAGATAACGTCAACGTCGTAAAAACGGAGAATATTGAAGATATCAAGTCTGAAAGGTGTGGTTCAGCCAGGGTGGGCAAAGCAACAAAAGCAGTGATGAAACTGAAACCTACAAAAGCTAATACGACGGGACAGAGAACTCGCCATTTCTGTAAGATCTGCTCCACTGGGTTTACCACTTCCGGCCATCTTTCAAGACATAACAGAATTCATacaggtgaaaaaaatcacatTTGCCCGCATGAAGGTTGTGGACAAAGGTTTAGCAGACATGACAACTGTAACCAACATTATCGTACGCATGcgaataaaaagaaaaggaactggaaaagaagagaaaccAGCAGTTGA
- the CNM1 gene encoding Cnm1p (similar to Saccharomyces cerevisiae YBR063C), with amino-acid sequence MEKLGLKSAFPYEYGSDFKMTRLNILNSTRCETEFLFSNIKRIMLSVWKYSYTLLSFFLDSTKLIMNDVITISSRDFATKLQIGASQREDQEDTLASTILMGMIIGYSISFGRKSAFFKRHRNPTELKESSSKPSGSISIVINFMEDNLTYDDDFIHENVAKEFMISQLDDSVLNIQIPNTNTSDKTDRVFEHDILGEYDPFNGETATGVLVPPYQSNAGFKALTNDISPHCTKRTLFGKTEGGTNERIKVVEYLTGDDEYLLHDTKQRTHKSNAIVGRFFVQDNTASMNEQLRNIPGPVLVMNTWLGDELFLTMFDKESSFFSDSVPIKKIGPIGEKQELFEVVSHRELICYDKNRSLNRIYNLPNIEKQEICFKKDKTSRPSKKSLMNGKDAASILLWYSTHL; translated from the coding sequence ATGGAAAAACTCGGTTTAAAAAGCGCCTTCCCATATGAGTATGGCtcagatttcaaaatgacAAGGTTGAACATTCTAAATTCTACCAGGTGTGAAACcgaatttttgttttctaaTATAAAGAGAATTATGCTCAGTGTTTGGAAATATTCATACACCcttttgagtttttttcttgactCCACTAAGCTAATTATGAATGATGTTATCACAATCAGCTCCCGAGATTTTGCTACGAAGTTACAAATTGGTGCAAGTCAAAGGGAAGATCAAGAGGATACTCTGGCATCGACAATACTAATGGGAATGATTATCGGATACTCGATATCTTTTGGGAGAAAAAgtgctttttttaaaaGGCATAGAAATCCAACTGAATTGAAGGAAAGTAGTTCCAAGCCTAGCGGATCGATATCCATTGTTATAAATTTCATGGAGGACAATCTAActtatgatgatgattttatTCACGAAAATGTTGCCAAAGAGTTCATGATCTCACAATTGGATGACTCCGTTCTCAACATTCAGATTCCAAACACGAACACTTCAGACAAAACGGATCGAGTTTTTGAGCATGATATCTTGGGTGAATACGACCCTTTTAACGGCGAAACTGCAACAGGAGTACTAGTGCCGCCATACCAGTCAAACGCTGGCTTTAAAGCATTGACCAACGATATATCACCTCATTGCACGAAAAGAACACTCTTTGGAAAGACTGAAGGAGGTACCAATGAAAGGATAAAAGTGGTTGAGTACTTAACAGGAGACGACGAATATCTGCTTCATGATACTAAACAACGTACACACAAGAGCAATGCAATCGTAggaagattttttgttcaagaTAATACTGCCTCTATGAATGAGCAACTCCGTAATATCCCTGGGCCTGTTTTAGTAATGAACACCTGGTTAGGCGATGAACTTTTCTTAACGATGTTCGATAAAGAATCGTCCTTTTTCAGCGACAGCGTTccaatcaagaaaattggaCCGATTGGAGAAAAGCAAGAGCTATTTGAAGTTGTATCCCATAGGGAGCTTATTTGCTACGATAAAAATCGAAGTTTGAATAGAATTTACAATTTGCCCAACAtcgaaaaacaagaaatttgcTTCAAGAAGGATAAGACCTCACGTCCGtcgaaaaaatcattaatGAACGGAAAAGATGCAGCCTCGATTTTGTTGTGGTACTCCACTCATCTATAg
- the TRM7 gene encoding tRNA methyltransferase TRM7 (similar to Saccharomyces cerevisiae TRM7 (YBR061C); ancestral locus Anc_3.277), with the protein MGKSSKDKRDLYYRKAKEQGYRARSAFKLLQLNEQFHFLDDPNLKRVVDLCAAPGSWSQVLSRKLFDEGAGGDSEGRKIVAVDLQPMSPISHVTTLQADITHPKTLARILKLFGNEKADFVCSDGAPDVTGLHDLDEYVQQQLIMSALQLTACILKKGGIFVAKIFRGRDIDMLYSQLGHLFDKIVCAKPRSSRGTSLEAFIVCLGYNPPSNWTPKLDVNTSVDEFFQGCSLNRLCISDKLSHWDEEERNIAEFMACGSLESFDSDATYHDLPSSIASNPSSLDPVQSPTNPPYKKAMELKRSGKLTRSV; encoded by the coding sequence ATGGGTAAGAGCAGCAAAGACAAAAGAGATCTATATTACAGAAAGGCAAAGGAACAGGGTTATAGGGCCAGGTCTGCTTTCAAACTACTTCAACTTAACGAacaattccattttttggatGATCCAAATTTAAAAAGAGTTGTGGACCTATGTGCCGCACCAGGTTCATGGTCACAAGTTCTCTCAAGGAAATTGTTTGATGAGGGTGCTGGCGGAGATAGCGAGGGTAGAAAAATAGTTGCCGTTGACTTGCAGCCAATGTCTCCTATATCCCATGTGACAACTTTACAAGCTGATATCACTCATCCTAAAACGTTGGCTAGAATTCTGAAATTATTTGGCAACGAGAAAGCTGATTTTGTCTGCAGTGATGGTGCTCCTGACGTCACTGGGCTGCACGATCTTGATGAATACGTCCAACAACAATTAATCATGAGTGCACTGCAACTTACTGCATGCATTCTGAAAAAAGGTGGAATTTTCGTGGCAAAGATCTTCAGAGGCCGTGATATAGATATGCTATACTCTCAATTAGGCCATTTATTTGATAAGATTGTTTGCGCGAAGCCAAGATCATCAAGAGGTACTTCTTTGGAAGCATTTATCGTTTGTTTGGGTTATAATCCACCATCCAACTGGACACCAAAACTCGATGTCAATACTTctgttgatgaatttttccagGGCTGTTCCTTGAATAGGCTGTGCATTTCAGACAAACTGTCTCATtgggatgaagaagaaagaaatattgcAGAGTTTATGGCTTGCGGCAGTCTCGAGAGTTTTGACTCAGATGCCACCTATCACGATCTACCCTCCTCGATTGCAAGCAATCCATCGTCCTTGGACCCTGTTCAAAGCCCCACAAATCCTCCCTATAAGAAGGCTATGGAATTAAAAAGAAGCGGAAAACTTACAAGATCTGTTTAA
- the TIP1 gene encoding putative lipase (similar to Saccharomyces cerevisiae TIP1 (YBR067C)) encodes MSVSKIAFVLTAVASLAAADSAAETAELQAIIGDINSHLSDYLGLETGNSGFKIPADVLSVYQQVMTYTDDAYTTLFSELDYDAITKTIVKLPWYTTRLSSEIAAAVASVSPASSAAPSSAASSSSAAPSSSAASSSSAAPSSSAASSSSAAPSSSAASSSSAAPSSSAASSSSAAPSSSAASSSAVSTSSAAPSTSAASTTSSVSSTVETASNAGQRVNAGAASFGAIVAGAAALLL; translated from the coding sequence ATGTCTGTTTCCAAGATTGCTTTCGTTTTAACCGCTGTTGCCTCTTTGGCCGCAGCTGATTCTGCCGCTGAAACTGCTGAATTACAAGCAATTATCGGTGACATCAACTCTCATCTTTCTGACTACTTGGGTTTGGAAACTGGTAACAGTGGTTTCAAGATTCCAGCCGATGTTTTGAGTGTCTACCAACAAGTCATGACTTACACCGATGACGCTTACACTACCTTGTTTAGTGAATTGGACTACGATGCTATAACCAAGACCATTGTGAAATTGCCATGGTACACCACTAGATTGAGTTCCGAAATTGCCGCTGCTGTTGCATCTGTTTCTCCAGCTTCTTCAGCTGCCCCATCTTCAGCTgcctcatcatcttcagctGCTCCATCCTCTTCAGCTgcctcatcatcttcagctGCTCCATCCTCTTCAGCTgcctcatcttcttcagctgccccatcatcttcagctgcctcatcttcttcagctgCTCCATCCTCTTCAGCTgcctcatcttcttcagctgCCCCATCATCTTCAGCTGCCTCATCTTCAGCTGTCTCAACCTCTTCAGCCGCCCCATCAACTTCCGCTGCCTCAACCACCTCTTCTGTTAGTTCCACTGTCGAAACAGCCTCCAACGCTGGTCAAAGAGTCAATGCAGGTGCAGCCTCTTTCGGTGCTATTGTTGCCGGTGCAGCTGCTTTATTGTTATAA
- the ORC2 gene encoding origin recognition complex subunit 2 (similar to Saccharomyces cerevisiae ORC2 (YBR060C); ancestral locus Anc_3.274), translating to MLDGEDFVEHNDILSSPTKSRNATPKRLDTHGEKSLRRIHSSKKNLLERISLADNETRSVSGDLIVEPSTPSKVPRKRGRPRKIREESNRGILEVEEDINVSRKKRRPRKDRSDNGDQESRTSNSKQMMEEEDREGTEKAENIPIAALPMHKEPAASSNNDSFPSNSVGSLEPETPSKKHFTTNHDFTSPLKQIIMNNLKEYKDTTSPGKLTLSRNFTPTPVPKNKKLFQTSETRGVSSFLDTFEGYFDQRKIVRTSAKSRHTMSMAPDVTREEFSLVSNLLNENFQKRPRLKLFEIQKKMFPQYWFELTQGFSLLFYGVGSKRNFLEEFAIDYLSPKITFSQLAYDNELQQNEPENAIPCLILNGYNPSCNYRDVFKEISDLLVPAELTRSETKYWGNHVILQIQKMIDFYKSQPLDIKLILVVHNLDGPSIRKNTFQTMLSYLSVIRQIAIVASTDHIYAPLLWDNMKAQNYNFVFHDISNYEPSTIESTFQDVMKMGKSDTSSGAEGAKYVLQSLTVNSKKMYKLLIETQMQNMGNLSATTGPKRGTQRTGVELKLFNHLCAADFIASNEIALRSMLREFIEHKMANITKNNSGVEIIWVPYTYAELEKLVETVLNTL from the coding sequence ATGCTAGATGGAGAAGATTTTGTAGAGCATAATGATATTCTATCATCACCGACAAAAAGCAGGAATGCGACTCCAAAAAGACTCGATACACACGGGGAAAAATCACTGAGGAGGATACACTCatcaaagaagaacttATTGGAAAGAATCTCGCTTGCTGACAACGAAACTAGAAGCGTATCTGGGGATCTGATAGTTGAACCTAGCACTCCAAGCAAAGTTCCTCGTAAACGTGGAAGACCAAGGAAGATACGGGAGGAATCAAACCGCGGAATCTTGGAAGTCGAAGAAGATATCAATGTTtctagaaagaaaaggagacCACGTAAGGATAGATCAGATAATGGCGATCAAGAAAGTAGGACTTCTAACAGCAAGCAGATGATGGAAGAGGAGGACAGAGAAGGAACTGAAAAAGCCGAAAATATACCCATAGCGGCCCTTCCAATGCATAAAGAACCTGCAGCCTCATCAAATAATGACAGTTTCCCGTCGAACTCAGTGGGGTCACTGGAACCTGAAACACCATCAAAGAAGCATTTCACCACTAATCATGATTTTACCTCACCTCTAAAGCAGATTATAATGAACAATCTGAAAGAATATAAAGATACAACGTCCCCAGGTAAATTGACATTGAGTAGAAATTTCACTCCAACCCCTGTACcgaagaataaaaagcttTTCCAAACTTCAGAAACCAGAGGGGTAAGCTCATTTTTAGATACGTTTGAAGGTTATTTtgaccaaagaaaaattgtcaGAACCAGTGCAAAGTCAAGGCACACAATGTCAATGGCTCCTGATGTCACTAGAGAAGAATTTTCCCTGGTGTCAAACCTCctcaatgaaaattttcagaaacGTCCAAGATTAAAGTTATTCGaaattcagaaaaaaatgtttccCCAATATTGGTTTGAATTGACTCAAGGTTTctcattattattttatgGCGTAGGCTCTAAACGCAATTTTTTAGAAGAGTTTGCCATTGACTATTTGTCTCCTAAAATTACATTCTCACAATTAGCTTACGACAATGAATTGCAACAAAATGAACCAGAAAATGCGATTCCATGCCTTATATTGAATGGCTACAACCCTAGCTGCAACTATCGTGACgtcttcaaagaaataagcGATCTTCTGGTCCCCGCTGAATTGACCAGAAGCGAAACCAAATACTGGGGCAACCACGTAATCTTACAGATTCAGAAGATGATTGATTTCTACAAGAGTCAACCTTTAGATATCAAATTGATCCTTGTGGTGCACAATCTGGATGGCCCTAgcataagaaaaaacacTTTCCAGACAATGCTAAGTTACCTCTCCGTCATCAGACAGATTGCAATAGTTGCCTCTACAGATCATATATACGCTCCTCTTCTCTGGGATAACATGAAGGCCCAAAACTATAACTTTGTCTTTCACGACATTTCAAATTATGAGCCGTCAACTATCGAGTCCACGTTCCAAGACGTAATGAAGATGGGCAAGAGTGACACTAGCAGCGGCGCTGAAGGTGCTAAATATGTCTTACAGTCACTTACCGTCaactccaaaaaaatgtacaaGCTTCTCATAGAAACCCAAATGCAAAACATGGGCAACCTATCCGCTACCACGGGGCCAAAACGCGGTACTCAAAGAACCGGAGTGGAGCTTAAACTTTTCAATCATCTATGTGCCGCAGATTTTATCGCCTCCAATGAAATAGCTCTAAGATCAATGCTCAGAGAGTTCATTGAACATAAAATGGCCAATATCACTAAAAACAACTCGGGAGTGGAAATAATTTGGGTGCCATACACGTATGCAGAGCTGGAAAAACTGGTAGAAACAGTCCTAAATACTTTATAG
- the BAP2 gene encoding branched-chain amino acid permease BAP2 (similar to Saccharomyces cerevisiae BAP2 (YBR068C) and BAP3 (YDR046C); ancestral locus Anc_3.284): MPSSGVFRSVSKKEASPESISIRSFSGGNDFQISSREKAYSGQPSKSEKLIHRLANSFKRAEGSITKTRQINENTSDLEDGIESITSDSKLKKSMKSRHVVMMSLGTGIGTGLLVANAKGLHYGGPAALVIGYVLVSFVTYFMIQAAGEMAVTYPTLPANFNAYSSIFISKPFGFATVWLYCFQWLTVLPLELITASMTIQYWNDKLNPDVYILIFYIFLLFIHVFGVKAYGETEFIFNCCKILMIAGFIILSVVINCGGAGDDGYIGGAYWHNPGAFAGDTSIARFKNVCYILVTGYFSFGGMELFALSVQEQSNPRKSTPVAAKRSIYRIVIIYLLTMILIGFNVPYNDDQLMGAGGSATHASPYVLAASIHGVKIVPHIINAVILISVVSVANSSLYAGPRLICSLSQQGYAPKFLDYVDREGRPLRALIVCCIFGVIAFVAASSKEEIVFTWLAAIAGLSELFTWTSIMLSHLRFRQAMKVQGRSLDELGYKATTGIWGSVYGFFFNILVFIAQFWVALAPLGNDGRCSVESFFESYLAAPIWLTFFFGYMIYNRDFTLLNPLDKIDLDFHRRIYDPELIRQEDQENEEKTKNMSLMRKAYHFWC, encoded by the coding sequence ATGCCGTCTTCAGGAGTCTTCAGATCTGTTAGTAAGAAGGAAGCGTCGCCTGAGTCCATCTCGATACGCTCCTTCAGCGGTGGAaatgattttcaaatatcctcaagagaaaaagcaTATTCTGGACAACCATCAAAGAGTGAGAAACTTATACATAGACTAGCAAACTCATTTAAAAGGGCAGAAGGTAGCATTACGAAAACTAGgcaaataaatgaaaatacgTCTGATTTAGAGGATGGTATTGAATCGATCACATCGGACTCCAAGTTGAAAAAGTCCATGAAATCGCGTCATGTCGTAATGATGTCTCTGGGAACAGGAATTGGTACGGGCCTTTTGGTAGCCAATGCAAAGGGTCTGCATTACGGTGGTCCTGCAGCATTAGTTATCGGTTACGTCTTGGTTTCTTTTGTCACATACTTCATGATCCAAGCTGCAGGTGAAATGGCTGTCACTTATCCAACTTTACCGGCAAATTTCAACGCATACTCCTCCATATTCATTTCGAAACCATTTGGATTTGCCACAGTATGGCTTTACTGTTTCCAATGGCTAACTGTTTTACCGTTAGAGTTAATTACCGCATCCATGACCATTCAATACTGGAATGATAAATTAAATCCCGATGTTtatattcttattttctaCATTTTCTTACTGTTCATTCATGTTTTTGGTGTGAAAGCCTACGGTGAAACAGAATTTATCTTCAACTGTTGTAAAATCTTGATGATTGCAGGTTTCATCATTCTATCTGTTGTCATCAATTGTGGTGGCGCTGGAGACGATGGTTATATTGGAGGCGCTTACTGGCACAATCCAGGCGCGTTTGCTGGTGACACATCGATCGCAAGGTTCAAAAACGTCTGCTACATTTTGGTAACCGGTTACTTCTCTTTCGGTGGTATGGAATTATTCGCGCTAAGCGTCCAAGAGCAGTCCAACCCTAGAAAATCTACTCCTGTGGCAGCTAAGAGGAGTATCTATCGTATCGTCATCATTTACCTCCTAACTATGATTTTGATTGGGTTTAATGTCCCATACAATGATGACCAGTTAATGGGCGCAGGCGGGTCCGCTACACATGCCTCTCCTTACGTCTTGGCAGCATCCATTCACGGTGTCAAGATCGTCCCGCATATTATCAATGCTGTTATTTTAATTTCTGTTGTCTCAGTGGCCAACTCTTCCTTATATGCAGGTCCCAGGTTGATCTGCTCCTTGTCCCAACAAGGTTACGCACCcaaatttcttgattaTGTTGACAGAGAAGGCAGACCGCTGAGAGCTCTAATTGTTTGCTGTATTTTTGGTGTTATTGCATTTGTTGCGGCCTCATCCAAGGAAGAAATCGTGTTTACATGGCTAGCAGCCATTGCAGGTTTAAGTGAATTATTTACCTGGACTTCCATCATGCTATCGCATCTACGGTTTAGACAAGCAATGAAAGTACAAGGAAGATCCTTAGATGAGTTGGGATATAAGGCCACAACAGGCATCTGGGGTTCCGTATACggtttcttctttaatatTTTAGTCTTTATTGCTCAATTCTGGGTAGCGTTGGCTCCCCTAGGCAATGATGGAAGATGCAGCGTAGagtctttttttgaaagttatCTAGCTGCTCCAATATGGttaacttttttcttcggGTATATGATCTACAACCGCGACTTTACCCTCTTAAATCCTCTCGATAAAATTGATCTAGACTTTCATAGACGCATTTATGATCCGGAGCTCATTAGGCAAGAAgaccaagaaaatgaagaaaagacgAAAAATATGTCTTTAATGAGAAAAGCTTACCATTTCTGGTGTTAA
- the SKDI02G1670 gene encoding uncharacterized protein, whose product MSQLQDYYDPTSYEKDHDLLKRGDIVGVEGYVGRTQLEKGGEGEVSVFVSKVQLLTPCLHMLPADHFGFKDQETRYRKRYLDLIMNKDARNRFITRSKIVGYIRKFLDQRKFIEVETPMMNFIAGGATAKPFTTHHNDLDMDMYTRIAPELFLKQLVAGGLDRVYEIGRQFRNEGIDMTHNPEFTTCEFYQAYADFYDLMEMTELMFSEMVKEITGSYIIKYHPDPADPAKELELNFFRPWKRINMIEELENVFNVKFSAGDQLHTAETGEFLKRVLADNNMECPPPLTNARMLDKLVGGLEDTCINPTFIFGHPQMMSPLAKYSRDQPGLCERFEVFVATKEICNAYTELNDPFDQRARFEEQARQKDQGDDEAQLVDETFCNALEYGLPPTGG is encoded by the coding sequence ATGTCTCAATTGCAAGATTACTACGACCCTACCTCCTACGAAAAGGACCACGACCTATTGAAAAGAGGTGATATCGTTGGTGTCGAAGGTTATGTTGGAAGAACTCAACTAGAGAAAGGTGGTGAAGGTGAAGTATCCGTTTTTGTTAGCAAAGTGCAACTGTTGACACCATGTTTGCATATGTTGCCTGCCGACCATTTCGGATTCAAAGACCAAGAAACCAGATACAGAAAGCGTTATCTGGACTTGATCATGAACAAGGATGCTAGAAACCGTTTCATCACTCGTTCTAAAATTGTCGGTTACATCAGAAAATTCTTGGACCAAAGAAAGTTTATCGAAGTGGAGACTCCaatgatgaatttcatTGCCGGTGGTGCCACTGCTAAGCCGTTTACCACTCATCACAATGATCTTGATATGGACATGTATACAAGAATTGCCCCAGAACTGTTTCTAAAACAATTAGTTGCTGGTGGTCTCGACCGCGTTTACGAAATTGGCAGACAATTTAGAAATGAAGGTATTGATATGACACATAACCCAGAATTCACGACTTGTGAGTTTTACCAAGCATATGCCGACTTTTATGATTTGATGGAAATGACTGAGTTGATGTTTTCAGAAATGGTTAAAGAAATTACTGGTTCTTATATTATCAAATACCATCCAGACCCGGCTGATCCAGCTAAAGAGCTAGAGTTGAACTTTTTTAGACCATGGAAGAGAATTAACATGattgaagaattggaaaacgTATTCAATGTTAAGTTCTCAGCTGGTGATCAATTGCATACTGCTGAAACTGgcgaatttttgaaaagggtTCTTGCCGACAACAACATGGAGTGTCCACCTCCACTAACCAATGCACGTATGTTGGACAAGCTTGTTGGTGGACTGGAAGACACGTGTATTAACCCAACTTTTATTTTCGGTCACCCACAAATGATGTCTCCATTAGCCAAGTACTCAAGGGATCAACCAGGTTTATGTGAACGTTTTGAAGTCTTTGTCGctacaaaagaaatttgtaACGCTTATACAGAATTGAACGATCCATTTGATCAAAGAGCACGTTTCGAAGAACAAGCTAGGCAAAAGGATCaaggtgatgatgaagctCAGTTAGTCGATGAAACCTTCTGTAATGCTTTAGAATACGGTTTACCACCAACCGGTGGTTGA
- the SKDI02G1690 gene encoding uncharacterized protein (similar to Saccharomyces cerevisiae YBR062C; ancestral locus Anc_3.279) encodes MSTYEEEHGIQQNSTQEMRETSREEQRRQIRSQLQGLFQGSANTSGGGNGYSDSTLLLQLLSQLLPESLQEEWLQEMDKGKNTGCPDSFAASLPRINRKKLNSTDNCSICYTNYLEDEYPLVVELPHCNHRFDLECLSVWLSRSTTCPLCRDDVMGHRIINDIDTNEAELEEDWGMYG; translated from the exons ATGTCTACATATGAAG AGGAACATGGGATACAACAAAATTCAACTCAAGAGATGAGAGAAACTTCTCGAGAAGAGCAGAGAAGACAGATCAGATCTCAATTGCAAGGGCTATTTCAAGGTTCTGCTAACACTAGTGGCGGAGGTAATGGATATTCTGATTCAACATTGCTCCTACAATTATTATCACAGTTGCTCCCTGAATCATTACAAGAAGAATGGCTGCAAGAAATGGATAAGGGTAAAAATACAGGCTGTCCCGATAGTTTTGCAGCATCTTTACCACGAATCAACAGGAAAAAACTCAATTCAACTGACAACTGCTCTATTTGTTACACTAATTATTTGGAAGATGAGTATCCCTTGGTTGTCGAATTACCTCACTGTAATCACAGGTTCGATTTGGAATGCTTGTCCGTCTGGCTTTCTCGAAGTACAACTTGTCCACTATGTAGAGACGATGTTATGGGCCACCGGATTATTAATGACATTGATACAAATGAAGctgaattggaagaagattGGGGTATGTACGGTTAG